One genomic window of Sporosarcina ureae includes the following:
- a CDS encoding flagellin, which produces MDFTKNNILTQAAQAMLSQSNQLPNGVLQLLR; this is translated from the coding sequence ATGGACTTTACGAAGAACAACATCTTAACTCAAGCAGCACAAGCAATGCTTTCTCAATCGAACCAGCTTCCGAACGGAGTATTACAACTCCTACGGTAA
- a CDS encoding FRG domain-containing protein, giving the protein MEQINTVDDYLKKLSRYDIYNNVFYRGQLEVYKSIISSVSRNVGYTINENFIYEEAINMKSIEFADLPLPIERLSKMQHYGIPTRLVDLTVDPLIALFFAVQNFDDESHGNVYVFVRPERSLNDKRIKLLSLLATLESYNLDLIKGSYLECYSEKITEDEILEFASEATFIKYSVELQKSNERLYCQKGSFAICGNETIGKEIRKSILPLDSIEPTMVIRIPFEHKQAIKKVLDEKYNINETTIYPEFPSVADYLKEKYRKVDFDLDGTYNIFQVQDVSHAGARRCSIVAVLNKVLRIEEVKNIGIQIIDQYRRKNDVVWVYIAKNGDDYIMKNWMIRGQWIRESLDPSYKPLLIGEADELGYIWRFEKSYSTLADYYDEYAFIDDKILFTLNMKAFEEFEPHYKYMLSAFESGDMKELEEYAFDNASVITKLFLKFGDCGHSRNDEFNKYLNNFQGVALHLDNVILWLKKEELNSRAKRYQISNCFRDAKLHFDTIKDQAIYWKKAIDLSDEEYNEIDTEKIKIREYQYKQTIPLNPDGLDVTFNLDISRNSDNTMNIRGTTNLFDKASLMISLRNSNDLLLAQNKSLVENGRFDFGRLGKEDIGFNKGKYKVDISLAIPTVQNKEFLLKSGIEYENLKGNYIDRTGMGPTVSYTKEFEI; this is encoded by the coding sequence ATGGAGCAAATCAATACTGTTGATGATTATTTAAAAAAGTTGTCGAGGTATGATATTTACAATAATGTCTTCTATAGAGGCCAATTAGAAGTTTATAAAAGTATTATATCAAGCGTCTCTAGAAATGTAGGATATACAATTAATGAAAACTTCATCTACGAAGAAGCAATTAATATGAAATCTATAGAATTTGCTGATTTACCCCTGCCTATTGAACGCTTGTCGAAAATGCAGCATTATGGAATTCCAACAAGACTTGTAGATTTAACAGTTGATCCATTAATTGCGCTTTTCTTTGCTGTACAAAATTTTGATGACGAATCACATGGTAACGTATATGTTTTTGTTCGACCGGAGCGTAGTCTAAATGATAAAAGGATTAAACTGTTGTCTCTTCTTGCAACATTAGAATCATATAATCTAGATTTAATTAAAGGTTCATATTTGGAATGCTATTCTGAAAAAATAACAGAAGATGAAATATTAGAATTTGCTTCAGAAGCAACATTTATAAAGTACTCTGTTGAGCTTCAAAAATCTAATGAAAGATTATATTGCCAAAAAGGTTCTTTTGCAATATGCGGTAATGAAACAATTGGTAAGGAAATAAGAAAGTCTATACTGCCCCTTGATTCAATTGAACCAACAATGGTAATACGGATTCCTTTTGAACATAAACAAGCAATTAAGAAAGTGCTTGATGAAAAATATAATATTAACGAAACTACTATATATCCAGAGTTCCCATCGGTTGCCGATTACCTAAAGGAGAAGTATAGAAAAGTAGATTTTGATCTGGATGGTACATATAACATTTTTCAAGTGCAAGATGTTTCTCATGCAGGTGCTAGAAGGTGCTCTATTGTAGCAGTATTAAATAAAGTTCTGCGAATAGAAGAGGTAAAGAATATTGGAATTCAGATCATTGATCAATACAGAAGGAAAAACGATGTTGTATGGGTTTATATTGCAAAGAATGGCGATGACTATATTATGAAAAACTGGATGATAAGAGGCCAATGGATTAGAGAATCATTAGATCCTAGTTACAAACCACTTCTTATTGGGGAAGCAGATGAATTAGGCTATATATGGCGCTTCGAAAAATCCTACAGTACACTGGCTGATTATTATGATGAGTATGCCTTTATAGACGATAAAATTCTTTTTACTCTAAACATGAAAGCATTTGAAGAATTTGAACCCCATTATAAATATATGTTAAGCGCCTTTGAAAGCGGAGATATGAAGGAATTAGAAGAATATGCTTTTGATAATGCAAGTGTGATTACTAAGCTTTTTCTAAAGTTTGGTGATTGTGGGCATTCAAGAAATGATGAATTTAATAAATACTTGAACAATTTTCAAGGAGTAGCTTTGCATTTGGATAATGTGATCTTGTGGCTGAAAAAGGAAGAATTAAATTCTCGTGCTAAAAGATACCAGATTTCAAATTGTTTTAGGGATGCTAAGTTACATTTCGATACAATAAAGGATCAAGCAATATATTGGAAAAAGGCCATTGATCTTTCAGATGAGGAGTACAATGAAATTGATACTGAAAAAATAAAAATTAGGGAATACCAATATAAACAAACAATACCACTAAATCCGGATGGCTTAGATGTTACTTTTAACCTTGATATTTCCCGGAACAGTGACAATACAATGAATATAAGGGGAACGACTAATCTCTTTGATAAGGCTTCACTGATGATTTCTTTGAGAAATTCTAATGATTTACTATTGGCACAGAATAAGTCGTTAGTGGAAAATGGACGATTTGATTTTGGAAGACTTGGAAAAGAAGACATTGGGTTCAATAAAGGAAAGTATAAAGTAGATATTTCTCTCGCTATTCCTACGGTGCAAAATAAAGAATTTTTATTAAAATCAGGAATTGAATATGAGAATTTAAAAGGTAATTATATTGATAGAACCGGTATGGGACCAACGGTTAGTTATACTAAGGAATTCGAAATTTGA
- a CDS encoding choline kinase family protein: MFLIEELTYIKRLGGLTNLNFLVEHKGQKYVLRFPAHEFEDIINRQNEKANQQIAAEIGVTVGNVVFTDDGIKMTPYYDATADLTRDLIVTPEYLEKVAGVLSTLHSSTREFRNRFDYWGEVEKYKQALTEIPSLYVLLEERLRKLMQGERQEYALCHMDSVTGNFIQNDAKQVLLIDWEYSANYLPEWDLAAFVLERELSEQQEQVLLNYYGLPATSKKSLDLQKLKSDFLWSLWSLVKEKEDPSFEQYTAKRTERLIEGLERFYKVYEN, translated from the coding sequence GTGTTTCTAATCGAAGAACTTACATACATCAAAAGACTAGGCGGTCTTACCAATCTGAACTTCTTGGTCGAACACAAAGGACAAAAATACGTTTTACGTTTTCCCGCGCATGAGTTTGAAGATATTATTAATCGCCAAAATGAGAAAGCGAATCAGCAGATTGCGGCTGAAATTGGGGTGACGGTCGGGAATGTGGTGTTTACGGATGACGGGATTAAAATGACTCCGTATTATGATGCGACGGCTGATTTGACGCGGGATTTGATTGTGACACCGGAGTATTTGGAGAAAGTGGCGGGTGTGTTGTCTACGCTTCATTCGTCGACTAGGGAGTTTAGGAATCGTTTTGATTATTGGGGTGAAGTAGAGAAGTATAAACAGGCGTTAACGGAAATTCCTTCCCTGTATGTGTTGTTGGAGGAGCGGTTGAGGAAGTTGATGCAAGGGGAGCGGCAAGAGTATGCGCTGTGTCATATGGATTCGGTGACGGGTAATTTTATTCAGAATGATGCGAAGCAAGTGCTGTTGATCGACTGGGAGTACAGTGCGAATTATTTGCCGGAATGGGATTTAGCGGCGTTTGTTTTGGAACGGGAGTTAAGTGAGCAGCAAGAGCAAGTGTTACTCAATTATTACGGTTTGCCGGCTACTTCGAAAAAGTCGCTGGATCTGCAAAAGTTGAAGTCGGACTTTCTTTGGTCGTTATGGTCGCTCGTTAAAGAAAAGGAAGATCCTTCGTTTGAACAATATACAGCGAAGCGGACGGAGCGTCTTATCGAAGGGTTAGAGCGGTTTTATAAGGTGTATGAGAATTAA
- a CDS encoding gamma-glutamyl-gamma-aminobutyrate hydrolase family protein, with protein MKPVIGVTSDLDQNGDTLVQTRYIQAVRQAGGVPVILPVGLEAIEDVCDRLDGLLLIGGEDLDPYLYGEEPHRQLGKVLPERDQSELALFKTMADLDKPVFGICRGYQLMNVAFGGTIYQDMYAQLSEDLLQHYQLTDLDYAFHSIDIVGDSRLAEWAGTSEVRVNSLHHQAVKEVKAPLVVTAVAKDGVIEALESTAHRFMVGVQWHPEAMVKQKDALSLKLFKKFIEAASENR; from the coding sequence ATGAAACCAGTAATCGGGGTCACGTCAGATCTAGATCAAAACGGTGATACATTAGTTCAGACTAGATACATACAGGCCGTTCGACAAGCAGGTGGCGTACCTGTTATTTTGCCAGTCGGACTCGAAGCGATTGAAGACGTTTGTGATCGGTTAGATGGTTTATTGCTAATTGGTGGGGAAGATCTAGATCCGTATTTGTATGGCGAAGAACCACATCGGCAGCTTGGGAAAGTGCTGCCTGAGCGGGATCAGTCGGAGCTTGCGCTATTTAAAACGATGGCGGATCTAGATAAGCCCGTGTTTGGGATTTGTCGAGGCTATCAGTTGATGAATGTGGCGTTTGGTGGGACGATTTATCAGGATATGTATGCGCAGCTGTCAGAGGATTTGTTGCAGCATTATCAGCTGACAGATTTAGACTATGCTTTTCATTCCATTGATATTGTAGGGGATAGTCGGTTGGCGGAGTGGGCGGGTACTTCTGAAGTGCGAGTGAATTCGCTGCATCATCAGGCGGTGAAGGAAGTGAAAGCACCACTTGTCGTGACAGCGGTTGCGAAAGACGGTGTGATTGAAGCGCTGGAAAGTACGGCGCATCGTTTTATGGTAGGTGTTCAGTGGCACCCTGAAGCGATGGTGAAACAAAAAGATGCGTTGTCGTTGAAGTTGTTTAAGAAATTTATTGAGGCGGCAAGCGAAAACAGGTAA
- a CDS encoding YjjG family noncanonical pyrimidine nucleotidase, translated as MPYDVLLFDLDDTLFDFEETEKHALGNTFHTFGLPNGLEAYRDTYRAISSVIWDDLEQGRITLEELKVERFRRLFTQHELQVDASHFGELYIENLGHESHMIDGVEEMITQLADYRLAILTNGFTIAQHARIAGSPLRDTFEAIIASEETGYKKPQPEIFEYTFQKLGITDPSRVLMIGDSLTSDIQGGINAGIDTCWFNPDRRENRTAIQPTYEIHSWAEFSLGRKKVTNN; from the coding sequence ATGCCATACGATGTACTATTATTCGATTTAGACGATACATTATTCGATTTTGAAGAAACTGAAAAACACGCACTCGGCAATACATTCCACACGTTCGGACTACCAAACGGTTTAGAAGCGTACCGTGACACATACCGCGCGATCAGCTCCGTCATCTGGGACGATCTCGAGCAAGGACGCATCACACTGGAAGAATTAAAAGTAGAACGTTTCCGTCGGTTATTCACACAGCACGAACTGCAAGTAGATGCTTCACATTTTGGAGAGCTATACATCGAAAATCTAGGCCACGAATCACATATGATCGACGGCGTGGAAGAGATGATTACACAGCTAGCTGATTACCGATTGGCGATCTTAACAAACGGTTTCACCATCGCGCAGCACGCTCGCATCGCGGGGTCTCCTTTACGCGATACATTCGAAGCGATCATTGCTTCTGAAGAAACAGGCTACAAAAAGCCACAGCCTGAGATTTTCGAATATACATTTCAGAAACTAGGCATCACAGATCCTTCACGTGTACTGATGATCGGTGATTCGTTAACGTCCGATATACAAGGTGGAATCAACGCGGGTATCGACACATGCTGGTTCAATCCAGACCGTCGTGAAAACCGTACAGCAATTCAGCCGACCTATGAAATTCATTCATGGGCAGAATTCAGCTTAGGACGCAAGAAAGTAACGAATAACTAA
- a CDS encoding phytoene desaturase family protein, translating into MSKTVCIIGAGMGGLMAGALLVKEGYQVTVLEKATRVGGSAGSYVRNKRIFPAGATIAFGLEEHGLLDTLFTKLDLKVPFVLLDHPMDVVMEDRQISLYRDKMAWENELSRVFPERRQDVIAFWRTLQQISEAVYGVTATGVSLPIAHLYDLGKLPSHAVTHPRSMLRLARYATRTVEDLLRAYKLDTYEPLRQFIDAQLLDAAQTDCTEAALLPSSLALTIYRRGSFYVEKGMSQLSELLAERIVALGGEVITASPVTELLYQEKKWLVTSRKKTKHYDVVVNNAGVSFGPRTSHSESKEFAWGAFRIDALLSDAFWHQELDGRPLPFAMQIVPDKERTVLHSDGHGPVYVTFQPAYDRRNERIEDEMMMTCSIHTDAELWEELSKEAYEEKKEIIAQAMFAEIQKVLPVEEYVLYSEAGSPKTYQKYIGKSEVGGFPLTVRNAIWKPKSVRSSLPQLYIAGEQSFPGPGTLSSALSGSHVARAVMKTWPLA; encoded by the coding sequence ATGAGTAAAACTGTATGCATTATCGGTGCGGGTATGGGCGGGTTAATGGCCGGCGCTTTGTTAGTCAAAGAAGGATATCAAGTGACGGTTCTTGAAAAAGCTACGAGAGTCGGTGGGTCAGCAGGTTCCTATGTACGAAATAAACGTATATTTCCTGCCGGTGCGACGATTGCTTTTGGATTGGAAGAGCACGGATTATTAGACACGCTGTTTACTAAACTCGATTTGAAAGTCCCGTTTGTTTTGCTCGATCACCCGATGGATGTGGTGATGGAAGACCGACAGATTTCATTGTATCGAGATAAAATGGCTTGGGAAAATGAGCTTTCGCGTGTTTTTCCTGAAAGACGACAAGACGTTATCGCCTTTTGGCGTACATTACAGCAAATCAGTGAAGCGGTATATGGCGTGACAGCTACTGGCGTGTCGTTGCCAATAGCGCACCTATATGACTTGGGTAAGTTACCGAGCCATGCGGTTACACACCCTAGAAGTATGTTGCGTCTAGCTCGCTATGCTACGCGGACAGTGGAGGATTTGCTTCGCGCGTATAAACTCGATACGTATGAACCGTTGCGACAATTCATCGATGCGCAGTTGCTTGACGCGGCACAAACGGATTGTACGGAAGCGGCTTTATTGCCGTCGAGCCTTGCGCTCACTATTTACAGACGAGGCAGCTTCTATGTGGAAAAAGGAATGAGTCAGTTGAGTGAACTTTTGGCAGAGCGAATTGTGGCACTAGGCGGGGAAGTAATTACTGCGTCTCCTGTAACGGAATTGCTATATCAAGAGAAAAAGTGGCTTGTGACTAGTAGGAAGAAGACGAAACACTATGACGTGGTGGTCAACAATGCAGGTGTTTCGTTCGGACCGCGTACGAGTCATTCCGAATCCAAGGAGTTTGCGTGGGGCGCTTTCCGAATTGATGCGCTTCTTTCAGACGCATTCTGGCATCAAGAATTGGATGGCAGACCGTTACCTTTTGCGATGCAGATCGTACCGGACAAAGAACGGACGGTACTTCATTCAGATGGTCACGGCCCGGTCTATGTGACGTTTCAGCCTGCTTATGATCGCCGGAATGAACGCATCGAAGACGAGATGATGATGACTTGTTCGATTCATACAGATGCCGAGCTGTGGGAAGAGTTATCAAAAGAAGCGTATGAAGAAAAGAAGGAAATCATAGCGCAAGCCATGTTTGCTGAAATTCAAAAAGTTCTTCCCGTTGAAGAGTATGTACTGTATTCGGAAGCGGGTTCACCGAAGACCTATCAAAAGTATATCGGTAAGTCAGAAGTAGGTGGTTTTCCTTTGACTGTCAGGAATGCGATTTGGAAGCCGAAAAGTGTGCGTTCTTCTTTGCCGCAATTATACATTGCAGGCGAGCAGTCGTTTCCTGGTCCTGGGACGCTATCTTCTGCATTGAGTGGTAGTCATGTGGCGCGAGCGGTTATGAAGACGTGGCCGTTAGCATGA
- a CDS encoding IclR family transcriptional regulator yields MSTNNKTVVRSLDILNLFVDHPALTFQEIIDLSGIPKSSVYRMLSSLEEMKFLEKGADSQYRLGLLLLKYGSLLSKRLDIRKIAYPIMEELHQDVKEAINLIVRQGDHAIYVEKIDTFQKVRLYTAIGRSSPLYAGACSRIILSYLSDSYIAEYLDKTELQQFGTGTFTDRESLLASIQETRQNGYTLSNSELENFTSAVAAPIFDFNGDVIAGISIAGIEANYQEEHVKILVPKVKKAALEISRQLGYTG; encoded by the coding sequence ATGAGCACAAACAATAAAACAGTCGTCCGCTCCTTGGACATACTTAACCTATTCGTCGATCATCCAGCACTGACTTTCCAAGAAATCATTGACCTATCGGGAATCCCGAAATCCTCCGTCTATCGCATGCTGTCGTCACTTGAAGAAATGAAGTTTCTCGAGAAAGGCGCGGATTCACAGTATCGTCTCGGTTTGTTGCTGTTGAAATATGGTAGTTTGCTTTCGAAACGGCTGGACATCCGAAAGATTGCGTATCCGATTATGGAAGAGCTTCATCAAGATGTGAAAGAAGCGATTAATTTGATTGTCCGTCAAGGAGATCACGCGATTTATGTGGAGAAGATCGATACATTCCAGAAAGTTCGTTTGTACACGGCGATTGGTAGAAGCAGTCCGTTGTATGCAGGGGCTTGTTCTCGGATTATTTTGTCCTATCTTTCGGATAGCTATATCGCCGAGTATTTGGATAAGACCGAATTACAGCAGTTCGGTACTGGTACGTTCACCGATCGAGAGTCGTTGCTCGCATCTATTCAAGAGACGCGGCAGAACGGCTATACGCTCAGTAATTCAGAGCTTGAGAATTTCACATCTGCTGTGGCGGCGCCCATCTTTGATTTTAATGGAGATGTAATCGCGGGCATTAGTATCGCGGGTATTGAAGCGAATTATCAAGAAGAGCATGTGAAAATACTCGTTCCAAAAGTAAAAAAAGCCGCCTTGGAAATCTCCAGGCAGCTTGGATATACAGGATGA
- a CDS encoding biotin-dependent carboxyltransferase family protein encodes MSINVLNAGLLTTIQDIGRTGSQKFGVLVSGAMDSYSMRIANLLVGNDEREGVFEITLFGTMLQFEEDTLIAITGGDLQTTIDGIPVANWRPVIIKKGSILKFGFAIEGCRAYLAIAGGIDIPVVMGSKSTYLVAGIGGFKGRALQQNDHLSFGQLTKSNDKVFTRIEQQGTPDWAVPHHPFISLASTQTIRIMEGTEYQHFDGASKQRLVSEPYVVTPQSNRMGLRLEGQALSLTEKLELLSEGVTFGTIQIPPNGKPIILMADRQTAGGYPKIGQVITADLGSLSQVKPNAKLTFKLITHAEAERELIAKEERINQIKIGIQQKLQ; translated from the coding sequence ATGTCAATAAACGTATTGAATGCCGGGCTTTTGACGACCATACAAGATATCGGGCGGACCGGTTCGCAAAAATTCGGTGTTCTTGTAAGCGGTGCCATGGATAGTTATTCCATGCGCATTGCGAACCTCCTAGTCGGCAACGATGAACGTGAAGGTGTTTTCGAAATCACATTATTTGGCACGATGCTACAGTTTGAGGAAGATACATTGATCGCCATTACAGGCGGAGATCTTCAAACAACAATTGACGGAATACCGGTTGCGAATTGGCGGCCTGTTATTATTAAAAAAGGTTCCATTCTCAAGTTCGGCTTTGCGATTGAAGGTTGTCGCGCGTATTTGGCAATTGCCGGTGGAATCGATATACCAGTTGTGATGGGAAGTAAAAGTACGTATTTGGTGGCGGGAATTGGTGGATTCAAAGGAAGAGCACTGCAGCAAAACGATCACTTGTCGTTCGGTCAGTTGACGAAATCAAACGACAAAGTCTTTACACGGATCGAACAACAAGGCACGCCAGACTGGGCTGTACCGCATCATCCGTTTATCAGCCTGGCTTCCACACAAACGATTCGAATCATGGAAGGCACTGAATATCAGCACTTTGATGGAGCCAGTAAACAACGACTAGTTAGCGAGCCGTATGTCGTCACGCCGCAATCTAACCGAATGGGCTTACGACTTGAAGGACAAGCACTTTCGTTAACGGAAAAATTGGAACTGCTATCGGAAGGCGTGACGTTCGGAACGATTCAAATCCCGCCTAACGGTAAGCCGATTATTTTAATGGCGGACAGACAAACGGCTGGCGGCTATCCGAAAATCGGCCAAGTCATCACCGCCGACTTAGGCAGCCTGTCGCAAGTGAAACCTAACGCGAAACTAACTTTTAAGCTCATCACCCATGCAGAAGCAGAGCGCGAACTCATCGCAAAAGAAGAGCGGATCAACCAAATCAAAATTGGTATTCAGCAGAAACTTCAATAG
- the pxpB gene encoding 5-oxoprolinase subunit PxpB, which produces MSDQKSLDIKALGDSAILIKLGEGIHPSVHQQVKNLSFLLDEFPFDGFIESVPAYNSLAVYYSPYLVHQSTHGFQTDGTPLEKVIHYINTLADQISDLPVTEGRVVDIPVLYGGTFGPDLHIVAETHNLSIDEVIEIHTTPEYLVYMIGFAPGFPFLGGLDERIATPRKLTPRTSIPPGSVGIAGKQTGVYPLETPGGWQIIGRTPTDLFVPELSPPSLLQSGDKITFYPITQQQYDEQKKVKSCQ; this is translated from the coding sequence ATGAGTGATCAGAAATCTCTCGATATCAAAGCACTTGGCGATTCTGCCATTTTGATAAAATTAGGCGAAGGCATCCATCCTTCCGTCCATCAACAAGTGAAAAACCTGTCTTTCCTTTTGGATGAATTCCCATTCGACGGATTCATCGAGTCGGTTCCCGCTTATAATAGCTTGGCGGTATACTACTCTCCGTATCTCGTCCATCAATCAACGCATGGCTTTCAAACAGATGGCACGCCTTTGGAAAAAGTCATTCATTATATCAATACGCTAGCTGACCAAATATCCGACCTTCCGGTTACTGAAGGAAGAGTAGTCGATATTCCGGTTCTATACGGCGGAACATTCGGTCCCGATCTACACATCGTGGCGGAAACGCATAATCTGTCTATTGACGAAGTCATTGAAATTCATACGACACCTGAATATCTCGTGTACATGATCGGCTTCGCACCAGGATTTCCGTTTCTCGGTGGCCTCGATGAACGAATTGCGACACCGCGAAAATTAACGCCACGGACATCGATTCCTCCTGGCTCGGTCGGAATTGCCGGCAAACAAACCGGTGTCTATCCACTTGAAACACCGGGTGGTTGGCAAATTATCGGACGTACACCAACGGATCTATTCGTACCGGAATTATCTCCCCCGTCTTTATTGCAATCGGGAGACAAAATTACTTTTTATCCGATAACACAACAACAGTATGACGAGCAAAAGAAGGTGAAGTCATGTCAATAA